Proteins encoded together in one Candidatus Woesearchaeota archaeon window:
- a CDS encoding hydroxyacid dehydrogenase, whose protein sequence is MKVAFFELEEWEKGYLAQRIHNHEVNYYTVPLSEVPFEEIKDIEVAVGFIYSKFSKEIIDKFSNLKMIATMSTGFDHIDVAYCKEKGIPVCSVPAYGDNTVAEHAFGLLLNLSKNIHKGYIRTLQGDFTFNGLMGFDLKGKTIGVIGTGRIGQCSIRIANGFGMNVVAYDAFPKNGLDKELGFEYVSLDELYKRSDVITIHVPLLESTKHLINDDSIGKMKTGMIIINTSRGPIVEEGALIRGLQTGKIKGAGLDVLEGEVLIKEERDLIKSQSTLSNEQLRDMLEDHILMDMENVIVTPHLAFYTREALERILNVTLDNVFDCVENRGYKNQVNK, encoded by the coding sequence ATGAAGGTTGCTTTCTTTGAATTGGAAGAATGGGAAAAAGGTTATTTAGCGCAGAGAATTCATAATCATGAGGTAAATTATTATACTGTACCTTTATCAGAGGTTCCTTTTGAAGAAATTAAGGATATAGAGGTCGCTGTTGGGTTTATTTATTCTAAGTTTTCTAAGGAGATTATCGATAAATTTTCTAATTTGAAAATGATCGCTACTATGAGCACCGGTTTTGATCATATTGATGTTGCTTATTGTAAAGAAAAAGGAATTCCTGTATGTAGCGTTCCTGCTTATGGTGATAATACTGTTGCAGAACATGCGTTTGGTTTGTTGTTGAATTTATCTAAGAATATTCATAAAGGATATATTAGAACTTTGCAAGGAGATTTTACTTTTAATGGTTTAATGGGTTTTGATTTGAAAGGCAAGACTATTGGCGTTATTGGTACTGGGAGAATTGGTCAGTGTTCTATTAGGATTGCTAATGGTTTTGGAATGAATGTTGTTGCTTATGATGCTTTTCCAAAAAATGGTTTGGATAAAGAGTTAGGTTTTGAATATGTTTCTCTTGATGAATTGTATAAAAGATCTGATGTCATAACGATTCATGTTCCTTTGCTCGAATCAACTAAACATTTGATTAATGATGACTCTATAGGCAAAATGAAAACTGGAATGATTATTATTAATACTTCAAGAGGTCCAATAGTTGAGGAAGGAGCACTTATTCGTGGTTTACAAACTGGAAAGATTAAAGGAGCAGGTCTTGATGTTTTAGAAGGAGAAGTCTTAATTAAGGAAGAGAGAGATCTTATTAAGTCTCAGTCCACTTTGTCAAATGAACAGTTAAGAGATATGTTGGAAGACCATATATTAATGGATATGGAGAATGTTATTGTAACTCCGCATTTGGCATTTTATACTAGAGAGGCGCTTGAAAGAATTTTGAATGTGACCTTAGATAATGTTTTTGATTGTGTTGAAAACAGAGGCTATAAGAATCAAGTTAATAAGTGA
- a CDS encoding ferredoxin produces MTEKNYEGKRYRIVYHKKECIGAFACLAAEPGSWKQAGDKADLIGGLVDVKEGDQVFIKEVDELDNNLEAAQCCPVNCIHIFDKKTGKKLI; encoded by the coding sequence ATGACAGAGAAAAATTATGAAGGAAAAAGGTATAGAATTGTTTATCATAAGAAGGAATGTATTGGCGCGTTTGCTTGTTTAGCTGCCGAGCCTGGAAGTTGGAAGCAAGCTGGTGATAAAGCTGATTTGATTGGCGGATTAGTAGATGTTAAGGAAGGCGATCAAGTTTTTATTAAGGAAGTTGATGAATTAGATAATAATTTGGAAGCTGCGCAGTGTTGTCCTGTTAATTGCATTCATATTTTTGATAAAAAAACAGGAAAGAAACTTATTTAA
- a CDS encoding DJ-1/PfpI family protein has translation MKILMIISQNGFRDEELTEPKNILVNSGFKVVIASPKKGKCQGSKGLVVESFVSIDEVVFEDYAGAFIVGGPDSPSLMSYSKIRDLMSFMNNNERVFGAICLGPMVLASFGVIDGRTCTVYPSSEAKEMFRKHNVVFIEKNVVVDGNLVTANGPHAATEFREMIVKLLGA, from the coding sequence ATGAAAATTTTGATGATTATTTCCCAAAATGGTTTTAGGGATGAGGAGTTAACGGAACCTAAAAATATTTTGGTGAATTCTGGATTCAAAGTCGTTATTGCTAGTCCTAAAAAGGGCAAGTGTCAGGGGTCCAAAGGTTTAGTTGTTGAGTCTTTTGTTTCTATAGATGAAGTTGTATTTGAGGATTATGCTGGTGCTTTCATTGTAGGTGGACCTGACAGTCCTTCCTTAATGAGTTATTCTAAGATAAGAGACTTAATGAGTTTTATGAATAATAATGAAAGAGTTTTTGGTGCTATTTGCTTAGGGCCTATGGTTCTTGCTAGTTTTGGTGTGATTGATGGTAGAACTTGTACTGTTTATCCATCTTCTGAAGCTAAAGAAATGTTTAGGAAGCACAATGTTGTTTTTATTGAGAAGAATGTTGTGGTTGATGGTAATTTAGTTACTGCAAATGGTCCTCACGCCGCAACTGAATTTAGAGAAATGATTGTTAAGCTTTTAGGTGCTTAA